From the genome of Mesorhizobium japonicum MAFF 303099, one region includes:
- a CDS encoding RrF2 family transcriptional regulator, whose product MLTKKGKYGLKALVHLAHLPAGQLAFVNDIATGNNIPKKFLDAILGELRNAGFVQSRKGKDGGYRLARSAEEIKVGHVVRVLDGPLAPIPCASRTQYQRCEDCNEATCQVRHLMLEVRQAIAEVLDQRSLAEMRDIGLDDLTVARKIDDLPVKVQA is encoded by the coding sequence ATGCTCACCAAAAAAGGCAAGTACGGCCTCAAGGCGCTGGTCCACCTCGCGCACCTGCCGGCCGGGCAGCTCGCTTTCGTCAACGACATCGCGACCGGCAACAACATCCCGAAGAAATTTCTCGACGCCATATTGGGCGAGCTGCGCAATGCCGGTTTCGTCCAGAGCCGCAAGGGCAAGGATGGCGGCTACCGCCTGGCGCGGTCGGCCGAGGAGATCAAGGTCGGCCATGTCGTGCGCGTCCTTGACGGGCCGCTGGCGCCAATTCCCTGCGCCAGCCGCACACAATACCAGCGCTGTGAAGACTGCAACGAGGCGACATGCCAAGTCCGACATCTGATGCTCGAGGTCCGGCAGGCGATCGCCGAGGTGCTCGACCAGCGCAGCCTCGCCGAGATGCGCGACATCGGTCTCGACGACCTTACGGTCGCGAGGAAGATCGACGACCTGCCGGTGAAGGTCCAGGCCTGA
- a CDS encoding FAD/NAD(P)-binding protein, with product MSGRANSISSIIIVGGGASGVVMAAHLLKSPNPDLRVTLIEKRPHFGQGIAYSTLLSAHVLNVSAAGMSAYADDPGNFWRWLQGRGLVDPEQTPQTPFYAPRSLYARYLGELLDELEAREQPTGRLRLIHEESLSITPTASGVEVALANGTSVVAHMAILATGHDEQPAQGHAIRMGSEADTALDAESRVMVLGTGLSMVDAFLALEQRGHTGEIVAVSRRGLLPSPHRKGNPIKLDVADIPLGTQLSYFVGWFRDLIRENQKAGIDWRDVVDGLRPFNQKIWQNWPASAKRRFVEHTKAWWDIHRHRMAPEVYAKVTQAVQAGRIRLVAGRVVGITPGEAFSVDIQSRHSQLVETLDVARIYDCSGIVRDISTSSNSVVRSLVDRGLARPDPMRIGLDVSANCEIIAGDGTVLRKILAVGPLTRGTFFEIDAIPDIRVQCARLSKQLLG from the coding sequence ATGAGCGGGCGCGCCAATTCGATCAGTTCCATCATCATCGTCGGCGGCGGTGCCTCGGGCGTCGTGATGGCCGCGCATCTGCTGAAATCGCCCAATCCGGATCTGCGCGTCACGTTGATCGAAAAGCGCCCGCATTTCGGCCAGGGCATCGCCTATTCGACGCTGCTGTCGGCGCATGTCTTGAATGTCAGCGCGGCCGGCATGAGCGCCTATGCCGACGATCCCGGCAATTTCTGGCGCTGGCTGCAGGGGCGTGGCCTGGTAGACCCGGAGCAGACGCCGCAGACACCCTTCTACGCGCCGCGCAGCCTCTACGCCCGCTATCTCGGCGAGTTGCTCGATGAGCTCGAGGCGCGCGAACAGCCGACCGGGCGGCTGCGCCTGATCCACGAAGAGAGCCTGTCGATCACGCCGACCGCGTCCGGTGTCGAGGTGGCGCTTGCCAACGGCACCAGCGTCGTCGCCCATATGGCCATACTCGCCACCGGCCATGACGAACAGCCGGCGCAAGGCCATGCGATCCGCATGGGCTCGGAAGCCGACACCGCGCTCGATGCGGAAAGCCGCGTCATGGTGCTGGGCACCGGCCTCAGCATGGTCGACGCGTTCCTGGCGCTGGAGCAGCGCGGCCACACGGGCGAGATCGTCGCCGTGTCGCGGCGCGGCCTGCTGCCGTCGCCACACCGCAAGGGCAATCCGATCAAGCTCGACGTCGCCGATATCCCGCTCGGCACCCAGCTTTCCTATTTCGTCGGCTGGTTCCGCGACCTGATCCGCGAGAACCAGAAGGCCGGCATCGACTGGCGCGACGTGGTCGATGGCCTGCGCCCCTTCAACCAGAAGATCTGGCAGAACTGGCCGGCCTCCGCCAAGCGCCGCTTCGTCGAGCACACCAAGGCCTGGTGGGACATCCACCGCCATCGCATGGCGCCGGAAGTCTACGCCAAGGTGACGCAAGCCGTGCAGGCCGGCCGCATCCGGCTTGTCGCCGGGCGCGTCGTCGGCATCACGCCAGGCGAGGCCTTCAGCGTCGACATCCAGTCGCGCCACAGCCAGCTTGTCGAGACTTTAGACGTCGCCCGTATCTATGATTGCTCGGGCATCGTGCGGGACATTTCGACCTCGTCGAACAGCGTGGTGCGCTCGCTGGTCGACCGCGGGCTGGCGCGGCCGGATCCGATGCGCATCGGCCTCGACGTGTCGGCCAATTGCGAAATCATCGCCGGCGACGGCACAGTCTTACGCAAGATCCTCGCCGTGGGCCCGCTGACGCGCGGCACCTTCTTCGAGATCGACGCCATACCCGACATCCGCGTCCAGTGCGCGCGGCTGAGCAAGCAGTTGCTGGGGTAA